The Bacteroidales bacterium genome contains a region encoding:
- a CDS encoding acyltransferase family protein, translating into MTTCTNQKTERQFYIDWLRILLILSVFLFHIGMIFNTWDWHVKNDQQYAGLLQDVMAFLHYWRMPLLFLISGAGTYFALGKRTSAQYLGERFKRLFIPIMVGVFTLVPVQVYIEKASSYTSLPDFYTHMFEGFYPQGNFSWHHLWFIVYLFFIALVISPFLGMLRSERFAKFIVRTERVVTKPLALNVLLIPLLLSQIILRNYFEVNTNALVNDWASMTFYIIFFMSGFILVPNKNIAESIRKQRFLYLAETVAVTIIMFSVPPLAGSERTSEIIWDVCTIFIALTCGITALGFAKHYLNRDSKFRKLANEAIFPFYLLHQPVIVVVGYNMVGLQIPVFLKFGLITLTSFAITAGLYWLLIYRVNLLRLVFGMKMIRKEKTEPETNLVLSPVAAESNTSFTEIRQKAS; encoded by the coding sequence ATGACAACTTGCACAAATCAGAAAACCGAACGTCAGTTTTACATTGACTGGTTACGCATACTTCTTATATTAAGTGTATTCCTGTTCCACATAGGAATGATATTCAATACATGGGACTGGCATGTAAAGAATGATCAGCAATATGCCGGGTTATTACAGGATGTTATGGCATTTCTGCACTACTGGAGAATGCCTCTGTTATTTCTCATATCCGGTGCAGGAACATACTTTGCACTGGGGAAAAGAACATCAGCCCAATATCTTGGAGAGAGGTTCAAGCGACTCTTTATTCCAATTATGGTCGGGGTTTTTACTCTCGTACCCGTACAGGTATATATTGAAAAAGCCTCATCTTACACCTCATTGCCCGATTTCTATACTCATATGTTTGAAGGTTTTTATCCTCAGGGTAATTTCAGCTGGCACCATTTATGGTTCATAGTATACTTATTTTTTATAGCACTTGTAATTTCACCCTTCCTGGGAATGTTAAGGAGTGAACGGTTCGCGAAGTTCATTGTCAGAACAGAAAGAGTTGTCACAAAGCCGCTTGCACTTAATGTCCTGTTAATCCCTTTGCTCCTCTCACAGATTATACTGCGCAACTATTTCGAGGTGAACACAAACGCTCTCGTTAACGACTGGGCTTCAATGACATTCTATATAATCTTTTTCATGTCGGGCTTTATATTGGTGCCAAATAAAAATATAGCTGAGTCTATCAGGAAGCAGCGGTTTTTATATCTGGCAGAGACAGTTGCAGTAACAATTATAATGTTCAGTGTTCCGCCGCTAGCGGGATCGGAGCGCACCAGTGAAATAATATGGGATGTTTGCACAATTTTTATAGCTCTTACGTGCGGAATTACTGCCCTTGGTTTTGCAAAACACTATCTCAACAGGGATTCAAAATTCAGGAAACTTGCAAATGAAGCAATATTCCCCTTTTACCTTCTGCATCAACCGGTAATTGTGGTAGTAGGATATAACATGGTTGGCCTCCAGATCCCTGTTTTTCTGAAATTTGGATTGATCACCCTGACAAGTTTCGCCATAACAGCCGGACTCTACTGGCTGCTTATTTACCGAGTAAATCTATTAAGACTAGTCTTTGGGATGAAGATGATCCGTAAAGAGAAAACGGAACCAGAAACCAATCTTGTTTTAAGTCCGGTTGCAGCAGAGTCAAACACCTCTTTCACAGAAATCAGACAAAAAGCCAGCTAA
- a CDS encoding TerC family protein: METPIIFWILFNAFVLLMLALDLGVFHRKTHEVSIKEALTWTLIWVCLALIFNAIIFYWKGRQQALEFFTGYLVEKALSIDNIFVFIMIFTYFQIPSKYQHKVLFWGILGALIMRVIFIFAGVALIEKFHFTIYFFGALLIYTGYKMFFHNNAKIEPDKNPVISFFKKIMPVTPNLQEDNFIVKLDGKRYATPLFLVLILIETTDLIFAVDSIPAILAITQDQFIVYTSNVFAILGLRSLYFALAGVVHRFWLLSYGLAVVLVFVGIKMLLIDVYKIPIEWSLIFIAAIITGSIVLSLKIERNR; the protein is encoded by the coding sequence ATGGAGACACCAATTATATTCTGGATACTCTTCAATGCTTTTGTGCTGCTCATGCTGGCACTTGATCTGGGTGTTTTTCATAGAAAAACTCATGAAGTATCAATCAAGGAAGCATTAACATGGACATTAATCTGGGTTTGTCTCGCATTGATTTTCAATGCAATAATATTCTATTGGAAAGGCCGCCAACAAGCACTTGAGTTTTTCACAGGATATTTAGTGGAAAAAGCACTGAGTATTGATAATATTTTTGTCTTTATAATGATTTTCACATATTTCCAGATCCCGTCTAAATATCAGCATAAAGTATTGTTCTGGGGTATTTTAGGAGCATTAATAATGCGCGTGATTTTTATTTTTGCCGGGGTTGCACTCATTGAAAAATTCCATTTTACAATCTATTTCTTTGGTGCATTGCTGATCTATACAGGCTATAAAATGTTCTTCCACAATAATGCAAAAATTGAACCCGATAAAAATCCGGTAATAAGTTTCTTTAAAAAGATCATGCCTGTAACACCTAACCTTCAGGAAGATAATTTTATTGTAAAACTGGATGGCAAAAGATATGCAACTCCTTTATTTTTAGTCCTGATATTAATTGAAACCACCGACCTTATTTTTGCAGTTGACAGCATTCCTGCGATACTGGCAATAACTCAGGATCAGTTTATTGTATATACTTCAAATGTGTTTGCAATACTTGGATTACGTTCTCTCTATTTTGCACTTGCAGGCGTAGTGCATCGTTTCTGGTTATTGAGTTATGGTCTGGCAGTAGTACTGGTTTTTGTTGGAATAAAAATGCTCCTTATCGATGTTTATAAAATTCCAATAGAATGGTCATTGATTTTTATTGCAGCTATAATTACCGGCAGTATAGTCCTATCATTAAAAATAGAAAGAAACCGATAA
- a CDS encoding SDR family oxidoreductase yields MRILLTGATGYIAQRLLPVLLGSGNEVICCVRDKARFDSAKYRSDSVSVIEVDFLKPETLNIIPSDIDAAYYLIHSMSTSSGNFETMEETSAVNFKNCIQQTKALQVIYLSGIVNEEKLSKHLTSRKNVERILGSGSYSLTTLRAGIIIGSGSASFEIIRDLVEKLPVMIAPRWLATRSQPIAVRNVIEFLSGVLLSETTFNNSYDIGGPDIMTYKQMLLRFAAVRGLKRWIGIVPVMTPKLSSYWLYFITSTSYSLAQNLVDSMKVEVICKDNNLKELFGITPVSYEDAIKEAFEKIELNQVPSSWKDALTSNTLNDGIARYAEVPVHGCFFDYRKLRLNDSDRALDKIWSIGGKNGWYYGDWLWVIRGFIDKLFGGVGLRRGRKNQTEISPGEALDFWRVLIADRKEKRLLLFAEMKLPGEAWLEFRIDDENILHQKATFRPLGLWGRIYWYSVLPFHGFIFKGMSRNIVR; encoded by the coding sequence ATGAGAATACTTTTAACAGGAGCAACAGGTTATATTGCACAAAGATTATTACCTGTCTTATTAGGGAGTGGAAATGAGGTAATCTGTTGTGTTCGCGATAAAGCCAGGTTCGATTCAGCGAAGTACAGGTCAGATTCTGTTTCTGTGATAGAAGTAGATTTTTTAAAACCTGAGACTCTTAACATAATTCCATCTGACATCGATGCTGCTTACTATCTTATTCACTCGATGTCTACCTCCTCAGGCAATTTTGAAACAATGGAGGAGACATCTGCAGTCAATTTTAAGAATTGCATTCAGCAGACCAAAGCCCTTCAGGTTATTTACCTGAGCGGGATTGTAAATGAGGAAAAATTATCCAAACATCTGACAAGCAGAAAGAATGTAGAAAGAATACTCGGATCCGGGTCGTATTCATTAACAACACTCCGGGCAGGAATAATTATTGGTTCCGGTAGTGCATCCTTCGAAATTATACGCGACCTGGTTGAAAAACTACCTGTAATGATTGCCCCGAGATGGCTCGCTACCAGATCGCAGCCTATTGCAGTACGAAATGTTATTGAGTTCCTTTCAGGAGTACTGCTGAGTGAAACAACATTTAATAACAGTTATGATATTGGCGGACCAGATATCATGACATATAAACAGATGCTTCTGAGATTTGCAGCTGTGAGGGGCTTAAAACGATGGATTGGCATAGTTCCGGTTATGACACCCAAGCTGTCGTCTTACTGGTTATATTTCATTACATCTACCTCCTATTCACTTGCACAAAACCTTGTCGACAGTATGAAAGTTGAGGTTATCTGTAAGGATAATAACCTGAAAGAGTTATTCGGAATTACTCCTGTCAGTTATGAGGATGCTATCAAAGAAGCCTTTGAGAAGATTGAATTGAACCAGGTCCCTTCAAGCTGGAAAGACGCACTTACATCCAATACTCTGAATGATGGAATTGCAAGGTATGCTGAAGTCCCTGTTCACGGATGCTTTTTTGATTACCGCAAACTACGGCTTAATGACAGCGACAGGGCTCTCGATAAAATATGGTCAATAGGCGGGAAAAACGGCTGGTATTATGGCGACTGGCTCTGGGTAATCCGCGGTTTTATTGATAAGCTGTTTGGCGGTGTTGGTCTGAGGAGGGGAAGGAAAAACCAGACAGAAATCTCACCCGGGGAGGCTCTAGATTTCTGGAGGGTTCTGATAGCCGACAGGAAAGAAAAAAGATTGCTGCTATTTGCCGAAATGAAGCTGCCTGGTGAAGCCTGGCTCGAATTCAGAATTGATGATGAAAACATCCTGCACCAGAAAGCAACCTTCAGACCATTAGGCTTGTGGGGTAGAATATACTGGTATAGTGTTCTTCCTTTTCATGGATTTATTTTCAAAGGGATGTCAAGAAATATCGTGCGTTAA
- a CDS encoding nuclear transport factor 2 family protein, with product MLTKDLVLELWSKTYSSEGKPDWSHILPYYDENIYFRDSIQEIRGIVEFTSMTERLTKRSKDLKMRIVNAVMENNVILMEWEMTLSFKKYPSSILYGSSRLTLNEEGKIAEQRDYYDLWGDIFDNIPRFGKAYRKFLIKKFG from the coding sequence ATGCTTACAAAAGATTTGGTTTTGGAGTTATGGAGCAAAACATACAGTTCAGAAGGGAAACCCGACTGGTCACACATTCTTCCCTATTATGATGAGAATATATATTTCAGGGATTCCATTCAGGAAATCCGCGGGATCGTTGAATTTACATCAATGACCGAGCGCCTGACAAAACGGTCAAAAGACCTGAAAATGAGAATTGTAAATGCTGTCATGGAGAATAATGTGATTCTTATGGAATGGGAAATGACCCTTAGTTTTAAAAAATATCCGAGTTCTATCCTTTATGGCTCCAGCCGCTTGACTCTGAATGAAGAGGGCAAAATTGCCGAGCAAAGAGATTATTATGACTTGTGGGGTGACATCTTCGACAATATTCCAAGGTTCGGGAAAGCTTACAGAAAATTCTTAATCAAAAAGTTTGGATAG